The window GCCCACGCCGCTTTCCTCGACTTCACCGGCATCTTCGCCGGGGTGGCCGCCGCCGCGCTGGGGCTGCTCATCCTGCCCGCCCGCAAGCGCAAGACCAAGGCCGAATTCAGCGCCAAGCTGGCCGATTTGCGCACGCGGCTGGTGGGCAATCTGGAGCAGCAATTCGCGCGCGAGATGCGCCGTAGCGCGCAGCGCGTCGAGGACACCGTGGCCCCCTTCGACCGCTTCGTGCGCGCCGAGCGCGACCGGTTGACGGCGCAGCAGACCACGCTCCAGGAGCTGGCCGCCTCTGTCGGCGAACTGACCCGCCAACTGGAACCCGGATATTAGAAGATCGATGAATTAGCCACGGATGAACACGGATAAGACGGATAAAGACGGATAGATTACCTCTTATCCGTGTTCATCCGTTAAATCCGTGTCATCCGTGTTCTATTATTTTCTTCCCATGAGCGACCCCACCTTCGATTTCACCGTCTACAAGCTGGATCATACCGGCCATGAGGTGTGGCAATATCCGGCCCGTGTGCTCGAACGCGGTCTAAACCACGTCCGGCTGGAGGCGTATTTCAATCGCGACGACATGGATTTGGGCTATACCGTCTTCAAGCGCGGTGACCGCTTCATCGAGACGTTTTACGCCGAGCGCTGGTACAACGTCTTCGCCGTCCATGACCGCGACGACGGCGCGCTGAAGGGCTGGTATTGCAATGTCTGTCGCCCGGCGGAGATCAGCGAGGCGGCCGTGCGCTGCGACGATCTGGCACTGGACGTGTGGGTTTCGCCGGCCGGGGAAGTGACGGTGCTGGACGAGGACGAATTCGCCGCCCTGCCGCTGGCCGAGCATGAACGCCGGCCGGCGCTTGAGGCGCTACAGTCGTTGCTGGCCGATGCCAACAGCGGCCGGCTGCCGCGTTAGACCGGCTCCCATCCCCCCACCCCAGGCTTTACGTTCGGCTAAGCGAGCATCTTACGCCGCCGCCAGCGCCGCATCAGCACGATCACCAAGATTAGGAACGCCCCCATCAGCAGCGCGGCGATGATTGGCAGCACAATCGCCAACAACGACACCACCAACGCCACCACGTCCTCGATGATACTGACGATGGGATTGCCGACGCCGGCCGTGGTGACCGTGACCACCGGCCGCGCGGCCGTCTTCGTCGCGTGAACCCCGCCGGCCACCAGCAACCCCGCCCCCAGCGCCAGGATCGGGTGAATGTCGGTGATGACGTTGGCGCTGCCGGCGAACAGGATGGCGCCGGCCGCGGGCCGCACGATGGTATTGATGCCGTCGTTGACCGTATCAACCGCCGGAATCTTGTCGGCCACCATTTCGACCACCAGCAACACCGCCAGCAGGCCGATGGCCCACCAACTGCCGATTAAATCGTAGGGCGCCTGCAACTCGACCAGCGGATCGCTCATGGGAAACCGCGCCGCCAGGGCCACCAACAATAAAGGGATATAAGCGTTGAGGCCCGCGCTACCCGACAGGCCAAAGGCGGCGCTCAGGCCACTGATCGCTTCAATCATAACTCATTACTCCTGCCCACCCACGGGCACAACAATTATAACGACAATAACCCCGTGTGAAGATGATAGTTATCCTCGCCATACTCTGTACGTATCAAGCACCGGCCGGGTTGCCGGGCGCGGTGGCAAGGCTACGTTGCGCCACCGCTTGCGCCACGCCCCTACCCGCGCTAAGATGACGGTATCGACGCTTTTCCACCTGGGGAACGAATCACCATGCCACAAAAACCAACCGAGTATTACCGGCCTACCAATCTGGATGAGGCCCTGCGACTTTTGCGCCGCCCCAACACCGTCCCGTTGGCCGGCGGCACCGCCCTGCTGGCGACCGAGGCGGGCATCACCGCCGCTGTCGTCGATCTGCAAAACACCGGCCTCGACCGGCTGGCCTGGGCCGACGACGGCCGCCTGCTGCGTGTCGGCGCGATGGCGCGGCTGGCCGACCTGGACGACTGGCTGGCCCCGCTGGCCGAGCTCCAAGGGGCGGCGGCGCTGCTGCGCGACGCCATCCGCCGCGCCGGGCCGAACACCTACCGCAACACGGCCACCGTGGGCGGCATCATCGCCTCGCGCCTGCCCGCTAGCGAGTTCCTGGCCGCCCTGCTGGCCCTCGACGCCACCATCAGCCTGCGCCTGCCCGCCGCCGAGACGATCACCCTGGCCGCCTATCTGGCCGACGACGAGCGGCTGCCGGGCCTGATCACCGAGATTCTGGTCTATTGGCCGGGCGGCGCGGGCGCGGCCGACCGCGTGGCCCGCACCCCGGCCGATCAGCCCATCGTCGCCGTGGTCGGCTGGCGGCCCAATGGCGGCGCGCCACGCCTGGCGGTCACCGGCATCGGCCCGCGGCCGGCGCGCCTGACAACCGCCGAGTCGCTCGTGGCCGCCGGGCAGGATGAAGACGCGATCACCGCCGCGGCCGACGCCGCCCGCGCCGCCGCCAGCCATCCCGGCGACTTCCGCGGCGACGCCGCCTATCGAGCCGAGATGGCCGCCGTGCTGACCCGCCGCGTGGTGCAATCCCTGTAGAGACGTTCCGCTGGAACGTCTTAGACTCAGACGTTCCGGCGGAACGTCTCTACCACGACCATGATCTACCTCGACGTCTCGGCCGCCGTCCACAGCAAGGCCGGTCTCGGCCGCTATAGCGAACGGCTGGCCGCGGCGCTCATCGCCCATGAACCGGGCCGCTACGGGCTGTTCTACAATCGCGGCGGCGCGGGCCGTTTCCCCGACGGGCTGCCTGCCGCCACACCACAACGCGCCGTGAATCTGGGCTACAAGCCGTGGCGCATGGCCGTGCTGCTGGGCCATCTCGGCCGCCTGCCCTTCAACCGCCTCGTGCCTGATGCGGAGTTGTTCCACAGCACCGAGCATCTGCTGTTGCCGTTGCGCGGCGTGCCCACGGTGCTGACCGTCCACGACCTGATCTTCAAGCAGTTCCCCGACTACCACAAGCGGCTCAACTACTGGTATCTGAACCAGGCCATGCCCCTCTACTGCGCCCGGGCCACGGCCATCATCGCCGTATCGGAGGCGAGCAAGCGCGATCTCGTCCAGTATTACGGCGTCGATCCGGCTAAAGTGACGGTTGTGTATGAGGCCGCCGCTGCCCACTTCACCCCCCCCACCCCGGCCGGGATCGACCACGTTCGCCGCCAGTACAACCTGCCCCTGCGCTTCCTCCTGCACCTGGGCACCATCGAGCCGCGCAAGAACCTCCTGCGCCTGCTCGACGCCTTCCAGATTGTCCGCCGTTCCTGGCCGGATTTGCACCTCCTCCTGGCTGGGGGGCGGGGCTGGTTGTTCGACGACTTCTTCGCCCGCATCGAGGCCGAGGGGCTGGGCGATGTGGTGCGCCCGCTGGGCTGGGTGGCCGATGAAGACCTGCCGGGGATCATCGGCGCGGCGGCGTTGGCCGTGCAGCCCAGTCTCTATGAGGGCTTCGGCCTGCCCATCCTGGAGCACATGGCCTGCGGCCAGGTCGTGGCCGCCAGCGACGCCGGCAGCCACCCCGAGGTCGGCGGCGCGGCGGCGGCCTACTTCGACCCGATGGACGTGGCGGGCATGGCCGGCACGATTGCCCGGCTGCTCACCGACCGCGACGAGTATGCCCAGCGCCGCGCGTTGGGATTGGAACAGGCGGCCCGCTTCAGTTGGGCGCGGGCCGCGGCCGAGACGACGGCCATCTATGACCGCCTGCTCGGCAGGTGAAAGTGGGGTGAGGGATAGCTGCCATGCCACCGTTTTCACGCCATACTTCGCTGATGCTCAAGACGTTTTTAGCCTTCTCACTCGTCCTGTTGCTGGCCGCCGCCCGCGCCATGTCGTCGGCAGCCATGCCCGACGCCGCCGATCAGACCAGTTGGCCGGAGGTCGCCCTGCCCGCCGCGCTGAGTTTAGAGGCCGTGGAACCGGTGACGCCCGCCCATCCCAAGCTCGACGCCGCGCTGGCCGAACTGGCGACGGCGCGCGACCGCTCGGCCGCGGCCACCGCCGCCGGGCTGCGCTATGAGGACGGCCGGGTGCAGGCCCATCTCATCGTCCGGCCGGGCGACGAGGCCGCCGCGCGCGTGGCCGTGGTCGCCGCCGGGGGCGCGGTCAGCGGCGCCTATGGCGATACGTTACAGGTCTGGCTACCGCCGGCAGCAGTGACGGAACTAGCCGCCCTAGCCGTGGTTGATGCCATTCGCGCCCCCGATCTGGCCGTTTTGGCCGAGGATGAGGCCCTGGCGGCCGTCAGCGAGGGGGTGGCCGCCGCCAACGCCGACACCTGGCACACGGCCGGCTGGCGCGGCCAGGGCGTGCGCGTGGCCGTCATCGATGGCGGCTTCCAGGGCTACCCGGCCCGCCTCGGCAGCGATTTGCCGGCCCAGATTACGGTCAAGAACTTCGTCGACGGCCAGCCCGACTCCGAAGTGAACGCCACCACAGCCCACGGCACGGCCTGCGCCGAGATCGTCCACGACATGGCCCCCCAAGCCGAACTATTTTTGCTGAAGATCAGCACCAACGTTGACCTGAGCGAGGCGGTCGATTACGCCATCAGCCAGGGGGTGGACGTGATCTCCACGTCGCTGACCTTCACCAATGCCTCGCCCGGCGACGGCACGGGCCAGTTTGCGACGATGGCTCAGGAAGCGCGCAATGCCGGCATTTTGTGGGTCACGGCCGCCGGCAATTACCGCGAGACCCACTGGAGCGGCGGCTTCGTCGATAGCGACGGCGACGGCCTGCATGAATACGCGCCCGATGTGGAGGTCAACGTCTTCGGTCCGGGCAACGGCAACGCCTATCTCATCCCGGCCGGCGTGGCCCTGACGCCGTCGATTCGCTGGAACGATTGGACGGAGGTCGATCAGGACTTGCGCTTGCTGTTATTTCGCTACAATGGCTCAATATTCGAGATCGTCGGCAGCAGCAACAGCCCGCAAACCGGCCTGCCCAGCCAGCGGCCGACCGAGCGCATCAGCTACGTCACCGGCGGCGCGGCGGCCATCTATGGCGTCGCCATCCAGCGCATCAGCGGCAGCCGGGCTCTCCATCTGCATCTGCTGACGCCCAACCGCGAGTTGGACCGCCGCGTCCCGGCCATGAGCCTGGGCGGTCTGGCCGACGTGGCGGCGGTGATGACCACGGCCGCCGTTGACGTGGACGTGCCCTTCGTGCGCGAGGAGTACAGCTCCGAGGGGCCGATCAATGGGCCGGGCGGCGCGCCCAATGGCGGCGCGCGCAAGCCCGACATCACCGCCTTCGCCAATGTCTCCACCGCCAGCTACGGCGCGCGGGGCTTCAACGGCACGTCGGCGGCCACGCCCCACGTGGCCGGGGCGGCGGCGCAACTGCTGAGCGCCTACGCGATGCCCGCGCCGGGCGAGGTGCAGGATTACCTGCAAAGCAACGCCGTCGATCAGGGCACGACCGGGCCGGACACCCAATACGGCTACGGCCGGTTGTTGCTGGGCGTGCCGCCCGGCCCGGCGAACTACGACTACCACTCGTTTATCCCTTCGGTGCTCGTCCAGCCCTAATCAATGCGCAAGCGGATTGGCCCGGCGCGCCTGGCGCTTCTCTTGTTGCTGCTCATCCCGGTTGCCTATGGGTTGACGCTGGCGCGGTCGGTCGTCTACGGCGATCCGACGGAGTACACCTTCGTCGCCCACATGCTGGGCATCGCCCACCCGCCGGGCTATGCCTTCTTTACGCTGCTGGGCAAGCTGTTCCAGACGCTGGTGCCCATCGGCGAGGTGGCCGGGCGAATGCACCTGCTGGCGGCCACGGCGGCCACGGTCGCGGCCCTGTTCGCCGGCGGCACGGTGCGCGAGGTGTCGCGCACGCTGTTCAATCCGCCTGTCGGCGCGGGTACAGACGGCGCGCCTCGGCCGCAGCCCACCCCAACAACCCCAATGCCCTGGGGGACGGTCGCCGGCATCTTCGCCGCGCTGACGGTGGCCTTCGGCGTCAACTTCTGGCAGCACGCCATTCACGCCAACCCCCACATCGTCACCGCCGCCTTCCTGGCCGCCAACCTCTATTGCCTGACCCGCTGGGCGGCGGGCGGCGCGGCCGACCGGCGTTGGCTGTTCGCTTTCGCTTTCGCCGCCGGGCTGGGCATCACCCACCATCCGCTGACGGTCATGTCCTTCCCGGCCTATGCCGTCTTCATCCTGCTGGCCCGGCCGCGTATCCTGCGCGAGGGGCGCACCCTGCTGGGCCTGATCGCCTGCGCGCTGCTGGGGCTGGCCGTGTGGCTCTACTTTCCGCTACGCAGCGCCATGCAGCCCGCTTTCGGCCCGGCGACGATGAACACGCTGAGCGGTTTCCTCGACCACGTGCTGGCCCGCGGCCTCAGCGAAAGCCTGCCCTTCTTCGGCGCGGCCGACATCCCGGCGCGGGCGCTCGTCTTCTGGACCATCCTGCGCCTGCAATACGCCCTGCCGGTCATCTTTCTGGCGCTGTTGGGGCTGTTGTGGCCGGCGGCCGAGCGGCGGCTGATGCCCGGCGCGGCCCGCCATCCCGTCCCGGCCTGGAAGTTTGCCCTGCTCTACGCGCTGGCCTTCCTGGGCAACTACGCCTTCGTGATGAGCCTGCGGGCGCAGGACATCATGGCCTACCTGCTGGGGCCGCTGCTCATCGTCGGCTTGCTGGCCGGTATCGGTCTATATGGCTTGCTGACGTTGACCGGGGCGCGGCTGCGGCTACCGGCGACAGCCGTGGCGGGGCTGGCGGCGGCCCTGTTCCTGCTCGGCCCCGGCCTGCAATTGGCCCGCAACGGCCCGCGCGTTTCGCTGCGTCATTACACCGAGGCGGCCGATTACGCCGCCGCCGTCTTCGACCGCTTCACCAGCACGGGCGAGGGGGCCACGCTGCTCAACGATTGGGAGCACATGACCCCGCTGTGGTACGCCCAATTTGTCGAGGAACGCTGGCCGGACGCGGCCGACGTGCGGCCGGTGCTCGTCTCCACCGCCCAACCGTGGCTGGAGAGCGTCTTTGCCACGTTGCCGGGCGGGCCGGTCTATCTGAGCAACTACCGGCGCGAAATCGTCGATGCCGGTTTCCGCCTGCGGCCCGCCGGCCCGTTCTATCAGGTGGTCGAGCCGGGGGACAAGAGCCTGCCCGACGGCCTGACCCTGATCGAGGGCGAAAGCGGCGCGGCGGTAGAGATCGTGGCCTACGACCTGCCCCAGCGCGACGTGGCCGCCGGTGAGTTCGTGCCCCTGACGCTGGCCCTGCGCGCCCCGGCGGGCACGGCCGACTTCTACGTGCCCTTCATTCGCGTCGGCGACCTCAGCTTCGAGCCGACGACCGACAGCCACTTGACTAGCCCCACCTGGCTGCCGGGCGAGATCATCGTGGAGCGCTTCGATTTCGCCCTGCCCCATGACCTGGCCGATGGCGTCTATCCGGTGGCGGTCGGTCTGAAGAATCTGAGCGCCAACACGGTCGGCGAAACATTTTTCCCGCTGGGCGATTTGAATGTGACCGGCCGGGCAACGCCGCCGGCCTACGATTTCCTGCTGGCGAACTTCCGCCAGCGCGTGGGGCTGGTGTCGGCCACGGCGCGGGTGGGGCGCGAGCGGCGCGCGGCGTTGTGGGACGAGCCGCTGCCCGCCCGGCCGGGCGACACGGTGCATTTGCTATTGCAATGGCAGGCTCTGGCGCGGGCCGAGGAGAGCTACACCGTCTTCGTCCACCTCATCGACGCCGGCAATGCGCCGCTGGTGGCGCTCGATTACACGCCGCTGGGCGGCTCCGCGCCGACGCATCTGTGGATTCCCAAATGGCTGCCCGGCCAGCGCTTGCTCGACCCATACCGGATGAAACTGCCGGACGATCTGGCCCCCGGCACCTACTACATCGAGGTCGGCCTCTACGATATGGTCGGCCGTCGCCGCCTGCACATGGCCGACGACGTGGGCAATACCATCGGCGACCGGTTGATTTTGGGGGCGGTAGTGGTGGATTGAGCGACCGCGGACGACAGACCACAGACCGCGGGCGAAAGACTACCCACCACGACTGACCATTATTTAGGAAGGAGAACCAATGGCAAACTGGACTAAACGCAAACGACTGGAAGCGACCATCGCCGGCGAGGCGGTCGACCGGCCGCCGGTGGCGCTGTGGCGGCATTGGCCGGGCGACGACCAGGACGCTGCCGCGCTGGCCGCCGCCCATCTGCAATGGCAGGCCAATTATGATTGGGATGTGGTCAAGGTCGGCCCGGCCAGCAGCTACTCGGTGGCCGATTGGGGCGTGGAAGACCGCTGGGAAGGGCACATCGAGGGCACGCGCCACACGACCCGCTATCCGGTAGCCTCGCCGAGCGATTGGGCGGCGTTACAACCGCTCGACCCCGGCCGGGGGATGCTGGCCGTGCAGATCGACGCCCTGCGCCACGTCGGCGAAGGGCTGCGCGGCGAGACGCCGTTCATCGCCACCATCTTCTCGCCCCTGTCGATGGCCAAACATCTGGCCGGTAACGAGACGATGCTCAGCCACATGCGCCACAGCCCCGACGCCTTTCATGCCGGGCTGGCGACACTGACGGAGAGTATCGTCCGCTTCGTGGACGCCGCCCGCGCCGTGGGCATCAGCGGCATCTACTACGCCGTGCAGCACGCCGCCTATCCCCTGCTCAGCCGCGACGAGTTCGATACCTTCGGCCGCCCCTACGACTTACGCATTCTGGAGAGCGCCGCCGACCTGTGGTGCAACGTCGTCCACCTGCACGGCTCGGCGGTCATGTTCGACCGCGTGGCCGACTATCCGACGGCGTTCCTTAACTGGCACGACCGCGACGCCGGTATCTCGCTGGCCGAGGGGCTGGCCCAGACGCGGGCCGCGGCCAGCGGCGGCGTGTCGCAGTGGACGATCCACCAGGACGGCCCGGCCAACACATTGACCGAGGCGGCCGACGCCCGCGCCCAGACCGGCGACCGGCGGCTGCTGCTCTCCACCGGCTGCGTCATTATGACCACCACGCCGCTACGCAACATCCGCGCCCTGCGCGCGGCGGTTGAGAAGAGTTAACGCAAAGAGTAGCAGGTGGCGGGTGGCGGGTGGCAAGTGGCAAGTGGCGAGTTCAGTGCGACTTGCTACTCGCTACTCGCTACTCGCCACCCGTTGCGCCTTTGCGTTAAAAATCTTCGCCCTTGATTTCTCGCCGCACGGCTTCACTATCTTCACTGGCGAGGGCCGCGGCCAGGGCGGCGTGGGCCGGTTCGCCGCCAATGCGGCGCAAGGCCCAGGCGGCGTGGCCGCGCACCAGGGGCGAGCCGTCGGCCAGCAGCGCGACCAGCGGCGGCACGGCCGCCAAGCTCCCCCAATTGCCCGCGGCCACACAGGCGTTGCGCACCAGCCGGTCGCGCTTGATGCGGCGGATGGGGCTATCGGTAAAGCGCCGGGCGAATGATTCTTCGTCTAAAGCGAGCAGTTCCAGCAGCGGCGGCGCGGCGGCGTCCAGGGCGACCGGGTAGAATGCCGGTTCGCCGGTCGGCCGGGCAAAGCGGTTGAACGGGCACACCGCCTGGCAGACGTCGCAGCCGTAGACCCAGTTGCCCAGGAGCGGGCGCAGTTCCAGCGGAATCCAGCTCTTCAGTTCGATGGTCAGATAGGAGATGCAGCGCCGCGCGTCGAGCACGTAGGGCGCGGGGAAGGCCGCCGTGGGGCAGGCCGACAGGCAGCGCGTACAACGGCCGCAGCCGGGCAGCGGCGGGCGCTCGGCCGGTGGCGGGTCATAGGCCAGCACTTGCGTCGTCAGCAACACGCCCAGGAAGAACCACGAGCCGCGCCGGGGATTGATGAGCAACGTGTTCTTGCCGGTGAAGCCCAGCCCGGCCGTCTCGCCGTGGTCGCGCTCCAGGATGGCCCCGGTATCGACGTAGACGCGGCTGCTGACATCGCCCGCGCCGGGCTGCCGCCGCAGCCAATCGGCTAATGCTTCCAGCCGCGGGGTCATGATCTCGTGGTAATCGACGCCCCAGGCGTAGTTGGAGATACGGCCGCGCGACGGGTCGGCAGCGACGTCCGGCGGCAAGTCGGCGGTATGGTAATCCAGCCCCACGACCACGACCGAGCGCACGCCGGGCAGGATGAGGCCGGGGTCGTGGCGGCGGGCCAGGCGATCCGGCCGGGCCATGTAGCCCATCTCGCCGTGCTGGCCGGCGGCGACCCAGCGCAGATAGGCGTCGAGGCGGCGGGCCGGGCCGGCGGGAATGACACCGGCGCGGTTGAAGCCTAATGCCCGCGTCTGTTCCTTGAGTGCGGCCGTCAGGCTTTCAGGCGACGATTCCATGATGAAAATAATATCACGGCCGTGGGCAATTGACGCTTCCCCCTTCCTAAAAAGGATCATAGAACGCGGATGACACGGATTCTCGCGGATTTACACGGTAGGAACGTATTCCGATCCGCGTTTATCCGTGTCAATCCGCGTTATCCGCGTTCTATCATTCTTGTATGCGGTTGCTCTAATCCTATGCTATAATGCGCCTGCTATTCACGGAACCACTATCGACAGGAGGAAGGTGAACATGGCCGAATCAATCGTCAATATCGAAGTCGAAGATCTGAAGCGTGTGGAGTTGGTGAAGGTCAATGGCCGCATCGACAGCAGCAACGCCGCCGAGTTCGACAACGTGCTGAAGGAAGTCGTCGGGCGCAAGCACAACGTGGTGCTGGAGATGAGCGGCGTCGATTACATCAGCAGCGCCGGGTTGCGGGCCATGATCGCCTTGCTGCGCGAGTGCAAGAAGCACAAGGGCAACGTGCGGCTGGCGAACCCGTCGGAGCGCGTCGTCGAGGTGCTGGCCCTGGCCGGTCTGGACTCGTTGTTCGACGTTTACGATAGCGAGGCCGCCGCCGTCGGCAGCTTCTAGCGTTGGTTTCCATTTCGACCTATCCGCGCCGTGGGCGAATCATTACGCCCGCGCTGTGCCGTTGCCGGCGTCTTTAACATGGGCAAAGAACACGTACTGACCGTTCCCGGACGCTATAAAGAGATCAAGCGGATCTGCGAGTTCATCGCCGCCGGGGCCGCCAAGGCCGGGTTCGACGAAGCGACGATCTTCCACATGGAGTTGTGCTGCGACGAAGCCTCGACCAACATCATCGAACATGCCTACGGCCAGGAAGGCGCCGGCGACATCGTCATCAGCTACTCCGTCAGTAGCGACGACTTCACCATTGTCATGCGCGACAACGGCGAGGCGTTTGATCCCGGCGCGGTGCCGCCGCCGCCGGCCTTTGCCCATAACACCGCCTCGGCCGATGAACTGACCAGCAAGTTGCGTATCGGCGGCCTGGGATTGCACTTTATCCGCAATCTCATGGATGAGGTTCATTTCACGTCCGATCAGCGGCAGGGTAACCGGCTGACCATGGTCAAGAAACTCAACGCGCAGTGAATGAAGGAAGAGCTATGAGTGTGTGGCAGGAGAAACTCCCCCATGACGTCTGGATGATCGGCGTCAGCGGCCGGCTCGATCAGACGCTCAACCCCAAGCTGGAAGAGACGCTCGACGCGTTACTCGAGGACGGCCACTACCATCTCGTCGTCGATCTGAGCGAGACCACCTACATCAATAGCGGCGGCCTGCGCTGCCTGGTCAGCGCCTGGCGGCGGGCCAAGGCCAATGAGGGATCATTGGCCCTGTGCGGCCTCAATGACCGGCTGCAAGAGATATTTGCCATGGTCGGCTTCGATAAGGTCTTCCAAATTCACACCGATTGCGCCGAGGCACGCACCCGCGTCCGCCCCCAGCCGCGCCCGTAGCGGCCCGCCCCCGTTGCCTTGAGCGCGCCGGTCGCTCAACTACCCTCCATGTCGCCCCTTTTCTCCACCGACAACCGCGGTCTGCTCATCTTGCTGGTGGCCCTGGGCGGTCTGGCCGTGGGCGTCATCGTCACCGCCGCCATCTTCATGCGCCGCCGCCGCTCGCGCCGGCAGTTGGTGGAGCGCGTCGTCGAGCTGGAAGCGCTGATGTCCGCCGGCCGCGCCCTCGTCGCCGCCGAGATGGATCTGGATGCCCTGTGCGCCTTGATCGCCGAGCAAGCCGGTCAGGTGATCGACAACCGCACCTTTCAAGTGGGGTTATTCGAGGACGATTACTACGATATTCGCTACTGGACCATCGACGGGCAGCCCCAACCCGTGCCGCAATGCTTCGATCTGCGCGCCGACCCGGCCGAAATGGCCCACGCCGGCGGGTTGGTCGGCTGGGTGCGCGATCAACAGCAGCCGCTGCTCGTCGGCGATTTCGCCCGCGAGATGGACAACCTGCCCGCCCGGCCCACCTACCACAGCGCCTCGCCGCCACGCTCGGCCCTGTTCCTGCCGCTCATCAGCGGCGGCCGGGCTTTGGGCATCGTCGCCGCCCAGAGCCAGCGCCCCAACCACTTTAGCGAGCAGGATTTGCGGCGACTGACCATCCTCGCCAATCAGGCGGCGGCGGCCATCGCCAACGCCCAGCTCTTTGTGCAGGAGCGCACCCGCGCCGCCCATCTGGCCCTCGTCAGCCGCATCGCCCAACAGGTCAACGCCGCCGAGGATTTGGACGAACTGCTGGAGCAGGTCGTCAACCTGACGTGCAGCACGTTCGGCTTTCATCCGGTCACCGTTTTCGGCATCGACCCGGTGACGGACGAGATCGTCGTCCAGGCTTGCTCCGTCGCCGAACTCGGCCCGCGAGCGGCGCCAACGGCCGGCAACGGCAACGGCCCGCTGCGCCTGCCCATCGGGCGGGGCATCGTCGGCAAGGCCGTGGCGACACGCCGCACGGTCATCGCCAATAGCCCCGAGGACGACCGCCTGTTGCACATCACCAGCGGCTTGCCGCCGGGCGTGTCGTTCAACTCCCAGTCCGAGATCGCCATCCCCCTCATCGTCAACAACGAACTGCTGGGCGTGCTGGACGTGCAGAGCGCGCAAATCGGCGCGTTCGGCGAGACGGAGCAGATCGTGCTGGAGGCGCTGGCCGCCGAAGTGGCCGGCGCGGTCTACAAGGGGCAGCAGTTGGCCCGCGAGCAGC is drawn from Candidatus Promineifilum breve and contains these coding sequences:
- a CDS encoding glycosyltransferase family 4 protein — encoded protein: MIYLDVSAAVHSKAGLGRYSERLAAALIAHEPGRYGLFYNRGGAGRFPDGLPAATPQRAVNLGYKPWRMAVLLGHLGRLPFNRLVPDAELFHSTEHLLLPLRGVPTVLTVHDLIFKQFPDYHKRLNYWYLNQAMPLYCARATAIIAVSEASKRDLVQYYGVDPAKVTVVYEAAAAHFTPPTPAGIDHVRRQYNLPLRFLLHLGTIEPRKNLLRLLDAFQIVRRSWPDLHLLLAGGRGWLFDDFFARIEAEGLGDVVRPLGWVADEDLPGIIGAAALAVQPSLYEGFGLPILEHMACGQVVAASDAGSHPEVGGAAAAYFDPMDVAGMAGTIARLLTDRDEYAQRRALGLEQAARFSWARAAAETTAIYDRLLGR
- a CDS encoding FAD binding domain-containing protein — translated: MPQKPTEYYRPTNLDEALRLLRRPNTVPLAGGTALLATEAGITAAVVDLQNTGLDRLAWADDGRLLRVGAMARLADLDDWLAPLAELQGAAALLRDAIRRAGPNTYRNTATVGGIIASRLPASEFLAALLALDATISLRLPAAETITLAAYLADDERLPGLITEILVYWPGGAGAADRVARTPADQPIVAVVGWRPNGGAPRLAVTGIGPRPARLTTAESLVAAGQDEDAITAAADAARAAASHPGDFRGDAAYRAEMAAVLTRRVVQSL
- a CDS encoding DUF4126 domain-containing protein, which translates into the protein MIEAISGLSAAFGLSGSAGLNAYIPLLLVALAARFPMSDPLVELQAPYDLIGSWWAIGLLAVLLVVEMVADKIPAVDTVNDGINTIVRPAAGAILFAGSANVITDIHPILALGAGLLVAGGVHATKTAARPVVTVTTAGVGNPIVSIIEDVVALVVSLLAIVLPIIAALLMGAFLILVIVLMRRWRRRKMLA
- a CDS encoding DUF402 domain-containing protein, which codes for MSDPTFDFTVYKLDHTGHEVWQYPARVLERGLNHVRLEAYFNRDDMDLGYTVFKRGDRFIETFYAERWYNVFAVHDRDDGALKGWYCNVCRPAEISEAAVRCDDLALDVWVSPAGEVTVLDEDEFAALPLAEHERRPALEALQSLLADANSGRLPR
- a CDS encoding protein O-mannosyl-transferase family — its product is MRKRIGPARLALLLLLLIPVAYGLTLARSVVYGDPTEYTFVAHMLGIAHPPGYAFFTLLGKLFQTLVPIGEVAGRMHLLAATAATVAALFAGGTVREVSRTLFNPPVGAGTDGAPRPQPTPTTPMPWGTVAGIFAALTVAFGVNFWQHAIHANPHIVTAAFLAANLYCLTRWAAGGAADRRWLFAFAFAAGLGITHHPLTVMSFPAYAVFILLARPRILREGRTLLGLIACALLGLAVWLYFPLRSAMQPAFGPATMNTLSGFLDHVLARGLSESLPFFGAADIPARALVFWTILRLQYALPVIFLALLGLLWPAAERRLMPGAARHPVPAWKFALLYALAFLGNYAFVMSLRAQDIMAYLLGPLLIVGLLAGIGLYGLLTLTGARLRLPATAVAGLAAALFLLGPGLQLARNGPRVSLRHYTEAADYAAAVFDRFTSTGEGATLLNDWEHMTPLWYAQFVEERWPDAADVRPVLVSTAQPWLESVFATLPGGPVYLSNYRREIVDAGFRLRPAGPFYQVVEPGDKSLPDGLTLIEGESGAAVEIVAYDLPQRDVAAGEFVPLTLALRAPAGTADFYVPFIRVGDLSFEPTTDSHLTSPTWLPGEIIVERFDFALPHDLADGVYPVAVGLKNLSANTVGETFFPLGDLNVTGRATPPAYDFLLANFRQRVGLVSATARVGRERRAALWDEPLPARPGDTVHLLLQWQALARAEESYTVFVHLIDAGNAPLVALDYTPLGGSAPTHLWIPKWLPGQRLLDPYRMKLPDDLAPGTYYIEVGLYDMVGRRRLHMADDVGNTIGDRLILGAVVVD
- a CDS encoding S8 family serine peptidase translates to MPPFSRHTSLMLKTFLAFSLVLLLAAARAMSSAAMPDAADQTSWPEVALPAALSLEAVEPVTPAHPKLDAALAELATARDRSAAATAAGLRYEDGRVQAHLIVRPGDEAAARVAVVAAGGAVSGAYGDTLQVWLPPAAVTELAALAVVDAIRAPDLAVLAEDEALAAVSEGVAAANADTWHTAGWRGQGVRVAVIDGGFQGYPARLGSDLPAQITVKNFVDGQPDSEVNATTAHGTACAEIVHDMAPQAELFLLKISTNVDLSEAVDYAISQGVDVISTSLTFTNASPGDGTGQFATMAQEARNAGILWVTAAGNYRETHWSGGFVDSDGDGLHEYAPDVEVNVFGPGNGNAYLIPAGVALTPSIRWNDWTEVDQDLRLLLFRYNGSIFEIVGSSNSPQTGLPSQRPTERISYVTGGAAAIYGVAIQRISGSRALHLHLLTPNRELDRRVPAMSLGGLADVAAVMTTAAVDVDVPFVREEYSSEGPINGPGGAPNGGARKPDITAFANVSTASYGARGFNGTSAATPHVAGAAAQLLSAYAMPAPGEVQDYLQSNAVDQGTTGPDTQYGYGRLLLGVPPGPANYDYHSFIPSVLVQP